A genomic segment from Nicotiana tabacum cultivar K326 chromosome 9, ASM71507v2, whole genome shotgun sequence encodes:
- the LOC142164374 gene encoding uncharacterized protein LOC142164374: MKTSRLPLDCLVRFQRDCRDLRALISTHDFSSVHLSRARPMLLIHDYFKSTKNGQQLYVFGTEHLNGKNVFRKFHLRPELMINNKRWEKPPTLQCSCQGVLLFADPMRPTYYALNPITQEKVTIKHTPDPGKSCALYFCPLTRQFKLLYVQAQGSLCQYFVYMFKTQTWRKIHPSSTFNFLPYRNSHAVVNGALHWIMYSNLEQEGIPPFANGIMVFRMDKEELFAMPHPGSVCTSKKVHTTMTLLVKENCLSFCHLLVSEYAVDIWILEDYEMRAWNKRYKVNLFDKKSFPFSLPYILPGSASIDVYWWIKLTNIQDGELLFYLRDRGLFSYNLEHKTVKIFEFPQLKKLYACRTYIMSLLAIT; this comes from the coding sequence atGAAGACGAGTAGACTTCCATTAGATTGCCTTGTTAGATTTCAAAGGGATTGTAGGGATTTGAGAGCTTTGATCTCAACACACGATTTTTCCAGCGTACATCTCAGTAGAGCTAGACCTATGCTGCTCATACATGATTATTTCAAGAGTACCAAGAACGGACAACAACTATATGTGTTTGGTACTGAACATCTTAATGGGAAGAATGTGTTCAGGAAATTTCATCTCAGACCCGAGCTTATGATCAATAATAAGCGCTGGGAAAAACCCCCAACTCTTCAATGCTCTTGTCAAGGAGTTCTTCTGTTTGCTGATCCCATGCGCCCTACTTATTATGCTTTGAACCCGATAACACAAGAGAAAGTAACCATAAAACATACACCAGATCCCGGAAAATCGTGTGCTCTTTATTTTTGTCCATTAACAAGACAATTCAAACTTCTTTATGTACAAGCACAAGGGAGTTTGTGTCAGTATTTTGTATACATGTTCAAGACACAAACGTGGAGGAAAATCCATCCATCGTCCACTTTCAACTTTTTGCCATATCGTAACTCTCACGCAGTTGTAAATGGAGCATTGCATTGGATCATGTACTCTAATTTAGAACAAGAAGGGATTCCTCCTTTTGCAAATGGAATCATGGTATTTAGAATGGATAAGGAAGAACTCTTCGCTATGCCTCATCCTGGAAGTGTGTGTACCTCAAAGAAAGTGCATACAACTATGACTCTTTTAGTGAAGGAAAACTGTTTGTCTTTCTGTCACTTGCTTGTCTCTGAGTATGCAGTGGATATATGGATCTTGGAAGACTATGAAATGAGGGCATGGAACAAAAGGTACAAGGTTAATCTCTTTGACAAGAAAAGTTTTCCTTTTAGTTTGCCCTATATTCTCCCCGGGTCGGCATCTATAGACGTGTATTGGTGGATAAAGCTTACTAACATCCAAGACGGTGAACTTCTATTTTACTTGCGCGATAGAGGtttattttcttataatttaGAGCATAAAACTGTAAAGATATTTGAATTTCCACAACTGAAAAAGTTATATGCTTGTAGGACTTATATAATGAGCCTACTGGCAATAACTTAA